One window from the genome of candidate division KSB1 bacterium encodes:
- a CDS encoding PA14 domain-containing protein, translated as MFKTITVLFCFSLPLFGAVTHGLLGSYYDDLNLTEFVETRIDSVINFDDTTLGAAPAGTKVKPDGQYSIRWTGFVRIDSTGSWQFFTMSNDGVRLWLGEDKLIDNWTTHTAKEDRASRSLQKGWYPIRLEYFQDGGGSIMQLRFQGPGFKKAIIPSANLSAFDPRAGIPTVDAGQDRFVELPTDTLTLTGTATDTNGVIVVYRWEQTAGPSPARLEGTDSPTLHLSGLVEGKYVFRLTVIDNDGDQASDEVVVMVVPQAGEPLVSGELKKWHKVTLTFDGPPSAETATPNPFLDYRLTVTFTAPDGRIIQVPGFYAADGRAAETSADFGRKWQAVVIPDQVGLWRYKASFRFGSNIAVDLNEESGEPTAFDGVEGSFTVAPSDKQAPDFRAKGLLQYVGGHHLRFAETGEYFLKGGADSPENFLAYYEFDGTWDNGGKPLPGLINGLHRYEPHLGDWRPGDPTWQDGKGKGIIGALNYLASQGGNSVYFLTMNVTGDGDDVWPWIAPHAYHRFDVSKLEQWEIVFSHMDRLGIQLHVVLQETENDQLLNDGELGLERKLYFRELIARFSHHLALVWNLGEENTNTTQQLKDYCTFIKALDPYDHPIVVHTDPQRDGYEPIYGPLLGFPLFDGASLQVFEPQKGDQLSVINWLPVHRLTLEWRKRSAAAGHKWIVCGDEMGGWANGLRPDAVDPTRDWPRKYGLWANLMAGGAGVEWYCAGQDQSLEDWRTRETMWKQTAAALQFFHTYLPFWQMEPADSLLESGVGYCLAKPGDTYLVYLLEGGEQTLDLKNDGTTYHVAWFDPRQGGRLRRGSVLEVQGPGKVSLGRPPYDVDRDWAVLLSTVHTAVNDDAQTEALPKSCSLLPVYPNPFNQETVITFELPKPMTVELGIYNLQGQQVRELVREPQAPGLRRIVWDGRNSRNQSLASGTYLVRMKAVSADERVEKTVKCVLLR; from the coding sequence ATGTTCAAAACAATTACCGTACTTTTTTGCTTCTCTTTGCCCCTTTTCGGCGCCGTTACCCACGGCCTGCTCGGCTCTTATTACGACGATCTCAACCTGACTGAATTCGTCGAGACCCGCATCGACTCCGTTATTAATTTCGACGATACAACCCTCGGCGCGGCTCCGGCCGGTACAAAAGTCAAACCCGACGGCCAATACTCCATCCGCTGGACCGGCTTTGTGCGCATCGACTCGACCGGCTCCTGGCAGTTTTTTACCATGAGCAACGACGGGGTTCGCCTATGGTTGGGTGAGGACAAGCTGATCGACAATTGGACAACCCATACAGCTAAAGAAGACCGCGCCTCACGATCCCTACAAAAAGGATGGTACCCGATTCGCCTCGAATACTTTCAGGACGGCGGCGGCTCCATTATGCAGCTTCGTTTTCAGGGCCCAGGCTTTAAAAAGGCGATCATCCCCTCAGCCAATTTAAGCGCCTTTGATCCTCGAGCAGGTATTCCGACGGTCGACGCCGGACAAGACCGATTCGTGGAGCTGCCGACCGACACGCTTACATTGACGGGAACCGCTACGGACACCAACGGCGTCATCGTTGTCTATCGTTGGGAACAGACGGCCGGCCCTTCGCCCGCCCGACTCGAAGGGACGGACAGCCCCACCCTGCATTTATCGGGTTTGGTAGAGGGTAAATATGTATTTCGCTTGACCGTCATCGATAATGACGGCGATCAAGCGTCCGATGAAGTCGTCGTGATGGTCGTGCCGCAGGCCGGGGAGCCGCTGGTTTCCGGCGAATTGAAAAAATGGCACAAAGTCACCCTCACTTTTGACGGCCCGCCGAGCGCCGAGACTGCAACGCCGAATCCTTTCTTAGATTATCGTCTGACGGTGACTTTTACTGCTCCCGACGGCCGCATCATTCAGGTTCCGGGGTTCTATGCCGCCGACGGACGGGCTGCAGAAACGAGCGCCGATTTCGGCCGCAAATGGCAGGCGGTGGTGATTCCCGATCAAGTCGGCTTGTGGCGCTACAAGGCTTCTTTTCGTTTCGGCTCGAACATTGCCGTGGATCTGAATGAGGAGAGCGGCGAGCCGACCGCCTTCGACGGCGTCGAGGGCAGCTTTACCGTCGCCCCAAGCGACAAGCAGGCGCCCGATTTCCGCGCCAAAGGACTGCTGCAGTATGTCGGCGGGCACCATCTACGCTTTGCCGAAACAGGCGAATATTTTCTCAAAGGCGGCGCCGACAGCCCGGAAAATTTTCTCGCCTATTACGAATTCGACGGTACGTGGGATAACGGCGGCAAACCGCTGCCCGGCCTGATCAACGGTCTGCACCGCTACGAACCGCACCTTGGCGACTGGCGGCCAGGCGATCCGACTTGGCAGGACGGCAAGGGCAAGGGCATCATCGGCGCCTTGAACTATCTTGCCTCCCAGGGCGGCAATTCGGTCTATTTTTTGACCATGAACGTGACCGGCGACGGTGACGACGTCTGGCCGTGGATCGCTCCGCACGCCTATCACCGTTTCGATGTCAGCAAGCTCGAGCAGTGGGAGATCGTCTTTTCTCACATGGATCGGCTGGGCATTCAGCTGCACGTCGTTCTGCAGGAGACTGAGAACGATCAGCTGCTGAACGACGGAGAATTGGGTCTGGAGCGCAAACTCTATTTTCGGGAACTGATCGCGCGCTTCAGCCATCATTTGGCGCTGGTTTGGAATCTTGGTGAGGAAAACACCAACACGACGCAGCAGCTCAAAGATTATTGCACCTTCATCAAGGCGCTCGATCCCTATGACCATCCGATCGTCGTGCATACCGATCCCCAGCGAGACGGCTATGAGCCGATCTACGGTCCTCTGCTCGGCTTTCCGCTGTTCGACGGCGCCAGCCTGCAGGTGTTCGAGCCGCAAAAAGGCGATCAGCTCAGCGTCATCAATTGGCTGCCGGTGCATCGCCTGACGCTTGAATGGCGAAAGCGTTCGGCGGCTGCCGGTCACAAGTGGATCGTCTGCGGCGACGAAATGGGCGGCTGGGCCAACGGCCTGCGCCCGGACGCGGTCGATCCGACACGCGATTGGCCGCGCAAGTACGGCTTATGGGCCAATCTCATGGCCGGCGGTGCGGGCGTCGAATGGTACTGCGCCGGTCAGGATCAATCCCTGGAAGACTGGCGCACCCGAGAAACCATGTGGAAACAGACGGCCGCGGCGCTGCAGTTTTTCCACACTTACCTTCCCTTTTGGCAAATGGAACCGGCCGATTCGCTGCTCGAAAGCGGCGTCGGCTATTGTCTTGCCAAGCCCGGAGATACCTATCTCGTCTATCTCTTGGAAGGCGGCGAGCAAACGCTTGACCTCAAGAACGACGGCACGACCTATCACGTCGCCTGGTTCGATCCGCGCCAAGGCGGCAGATTGCGGCGCGGCAGCGTGCTTGAGGTGCAGGGGCCGGGAAAAGTTTCACTCGGTCGTCCGCCCTACGACGTCGATCGCGATTGGGCGGTGCTGCTGTCGACGGTGCACACGGCCGTCAACGACGATGCGCAGACAGAGGCCTTGCCGAAAAGCTGCTCGCTGCTGCCGGTTTACCCCAACCCCTTCAACCAGGAAACGGTGATCACTTTTGAACTGCCGAAGCCGATGACCGTCGAGCTGGGAATTTACAATCTGCAGGGACAGCAGGTGCGCGAGCTGGTACGGGAACCCCAGGCGCCCGGCCTGCGCCGCATCGTTTGGGACGGCCGCAACAGCCGCAATCAGTCTTTGGCAAGCGGCACCTATCTCGTGCGCATGAAAGCCGTGAGCGCCGACGAGCGCGTCGAGAAAACGGTTAAATGCGTGCTGCTGAGATAG
- a CDS encoding aldo/keto reductase, producing MGGIPEDPLKEIDRFRSELGTDYIDCLLIHCKVTADWPETHKSLIDAFSEAKARGIIRSHGVSCHSLPALQRAAQLDWVEVNLVRLNPQAVNIDTPDEKVFNDSRPEHLAPVIEQIKLMRQNGHGVIGMKIMGEGAFKTAEERRKSITFAVQSGLVDAMTIGFKSAEEIDEAIANIQTALAEQKR from the coding sequence ATGGGCGGCATACCGGAGGATCCTTTGAAGGAAATCGACCGCTTCCGCAGCGAGCTCGGCACCGATTATATCGACTGCCTTTTGATTCACTGCAAGGTGACGGCGGACTGGCCGGAAACGCACAAATCCCTCATCGACGCCTTTTCCGAGGCCAAAGCGCGCGGCATTATTCGCAGCCACGGCGTCTCCTGTCACTCGCTGCCGGCGCTGCAGCGCGCCGCTCAGCTCGACTGGGTCGAGGTCAATTTGGTGCGCCTCAATCCCCAAGCCGTAAACATCGACACGCCGGACGAAAAGGTCTTTAATGACAGCAGGCCCGAGCATCTGGCTCCGGTCATCGAACAGATCAAACTCATGCGGCAGAACGGTCACGGCGTCATCGGCATGAAGATCATGGGCGAAGGCGCCTTTAAAACGGCGGAAGAGCGCAGGAAATCGATCACCTTTGCCGTGCAATCCGGATTGGTGGATGCGATGACCATCGGCTTCAAGAGCGCGGAAGAGATAGACGAGGCGATCGCCAACATTCAAACCGCCCTTGCAGAACAAAAGCGCTGA